A genomic window from Helicobacter pylori includes:
- a CDS encoding CobW family GTP-binding protein, with protein MPKIPITLITGFLGSGKTSFLSEYLSQFNHQGVALIINEIGQAALDQRILSVHYCDEKMLYLNAGCVCCNKRLDLVESLKDTINFYESRGEILKRIIIETTGLANPAPILWTILSDTFLGAHFEVQSVIVCVDVLNAKTHLINNEAKEQIIFADSVLLTKTDLQNDSVALIKLKEHIQAINPSAEIFDKKNIGKSIDYENLFSREKGARKFAPPTPKNLHSQGFETLSMRFEGAMEWSAFGIWLSLLLHKYGTQILRIKGIIDIGEDFLVSINGVMHAIYPPKHILKDTSDSTLVFITRHLEREKILNSLKGFKNLLGIKGFETQ; from the coding sequence ATGCCAAAAATCCCTATCACGCTCATCACAGGTTTTTTAGGCAGCGGTAAAACGAGTTTTTTAAGCGAATATTTAAGCCAATTTAACCACCAAGGCGTTGCTTTAATCATCAATGAAATCGGTCAGGCCGCCTTGGATCAACGCATTTTAAGCGTGCATTATTGCGATGAAAAAATGCTTTATCTTAACGCAGGGTGTGTGTGTTGCAACAAACGCTTGGATTTAGTGGAGTCTTTAAAAGATACAATCAATTTTTATGAATCGCGCGGCGAAATTTTAAAACGCATCATCATTGAAACCACCGGTTTAGCCAACCCGGCGCCGATTTTATGGACGATTTTGAGCGACACTTTTTTAGGGGCGCATTTTGAAGTTCAAAGCGTGATCGTTTGCGTGGATGTATTGAACGCTAAAACGCATTTGATAAACAACGAAGCTAAAGAGCAAATCATTTTTGCTGATAGCGTTTTATTGACCAAAACGGACTTGCAAAACGACAGCGTGGCTTTAATAAAATTAAAAGAACACATACAAGCCATCAACCCCAGTGCAGAAATTTTTGACAAGAAAAATATAGGGAAAAGTATAGATTATGAAAATCTTTTCTCACGCGAAAAAGGGGCGCGAAAATTTGCACCGCCAACACCAAAAAATCTGCACTCGCAAGGTTTTGAAACTTTAAGCATGCGTTTTGAAGGGGCGATGGAATGGAGCGCATTTGGGATCTGGCTGAGTTTGTTATTGCATAAATACGGCACACAAATTTTACGCATAAAAGGGATTATTGACATTGGGGAGGATTTTTTAGTGAGCATTAACGGCGTGATGCATGCAATTTATCCGCCCAAACACATTTTAAAGGACACTAGCGACTCTACTCTCGTTTTTATCACGCGCCATTTAGAGCGTGAAAAAATCTTAAATTCCTTAAAGGGTTTTAAAAATTTGCTTGGTATCAAGGGTTTTGAAACGCAATAA
- a CDS encoding YbfB/YjiJ family MFS transporter, with protein MRVFVCFLGVFVSNGLARFGYVVLIPLLILSGSLTPHQSFQLGIAVLMGYVFGSFLIQFLSPLMSLESIAKISFGLIALSFLVCYFDSIPFFWLWIWRFIAGVASSALMILVAPLSLPYVKENKRALVGGLIFSAVGIGSVFSGFVLPWISSYNIKWAWIFLGGSCLIAFILSLVGLKNHSLKNKPIKKEESKLKISLHLGLLLVSCALNAIGFLPHTLFWVDYLIRHLNISPTIAGTSWAFFGFGATLGSLISGPMAQKLGAKNANIFILILKSIACFLPIFFHQIPLLNLSIFVMGAATTANINLFSMMALKIAGAKHFAQASSWVVFSFGIFQALFSYLFTIFLGDLGYLLIFVICGVCLVLSFIVLFPIKMQTAINR; from the coding sequence ATGCGCGTGTTTGTTTGCTTTTTAGGGGTTTTTGTGTCTAACGGCCTGGCTCGTTTTGGCTATGTGGTCTTAATCCCCCTACTCATTTTATCAGGGAGCTTGACCCCACACCAAAGCTTCCAACTAGGCATTGCGGTGCTAATGGGCTATGTTTTTGGGAGTTTTTTAATCCAATTTTTAAGCCCGTTAATGTCATTAGAAAGCATCGCTAAAATCAGTTTTGGTTTGATCGCTTTGAGTTTTTTGGTTTGTTATTTTGATAGTATCCCTTTCTTTTGGCTTTGGATCTGGCGTTTTATCGCCGGCGTGGCTAGCAGCGCTTTAATGATTTTAGTCGCTCCTCTCTCTTTACCCTATGTTAAGGAAAATAAAAGGGCTTTAGTGGGGGGGCTTATTTTTAGCGCCGTAGGCATTGGATCTGTCTTTAGCGGGTTTGTTCTGCCTTGGATCAGCTCTTATAATATCAAATGGGCGTGGATTTTTTTAGGGGGCAGTTGCTTGATAGCCTTTATCCTTTCCTTAGTGGGCTTGAAAAACCATTCTTTAAAAAACAAACCCATTAAAAAAGAAGAAAGCAAGCTTAAAATCTCTTTGCATTTGGGGTTATTGTTAGTTTCTTGCGCCCTCAATGCGATTGGTTTTTTACCCCACACGCTTTTTTGGGTGGATTATTTGATCCGTCATTTAAATATCTCCCCCACTATCGCTGGAACTTCATGGGCGTTTTTTGGCTTTGGCGCCACACTTGGCTCTTTAATCAGCGGCCCTATGGCTCAAAAGCTAGGGGCTAAAAACGCCAATATCTTTATCCTTATTCTAAAATCCATCGCATGTTTTTTACCCATTTTTTTCCACCAAATTCCTTTACTCAATTTGAGTATTTTTGTGATGGGAGCGGCCACGACCGCTAATATCAATTTATTTAGCATGATGGCTTTAAAGATCGCAGGTGCGAAACATTTCGCTCAAGCCTCTTCTTGGGTGGTGTTTTCTTTTGGGATTTTCCAAGCGCTTTTTTCGTATCTTTTTACGATATTTTTAGGGGATTTGGGCTATCTTTTGATTTTTGTGATTTGTGGAGTGTGTTTGGTTTTAAGCTTTATTGTGCTTTTCCCTATTAAAATGCAAACAGCTATAAACAGATAG
- a CDS encoding DNA-methyltransferase: MQDYRTLTLENIYAPNEITDALSLLQSCGIESIVNASNITLHFDIVDLKTLELTAQNTLIQKTLEELYKIRSFSSQNGKIVFKSFNKAKKVAHKKQNAKARLAYESYKKEFSKEINEIQSYLNQIYCADSLEFLKKLPNNCIDIMLTSPPYNFGINYNATQDANLWQEYFNTLFAIFKECIRVLKSGGRIIVNIQPMFSDYIPTHHFISKFFIDEGLIWKGEILWEKNNYNCKYCTWGSWKSPAAPYLKYSWEFIEIFCKNSLKKEGDKNNIDITDDEFKKWVYGKWNFAPERNMKQYGHDAMFPEELVKRCLKLFSYQSDIVLDPFNGAGTTTKVAKQLGRKFIGVDISEKYCEVAKARLKEATDLFNVRDII; encoded by the coding sequence ATGCAGGATTATAGAACGCTTACGCTAGAAAATATTTACGCGCCAAATGAGATCACAGACGCGCTTTCATTGTTGCAATCTTGCGGTATTGAATCAATTGTTAATGCTTCAAATATCACGCTTCATTTTGATATTGTGGATTTAAAAACGCTTGAATTGACTGCACAAAATACGCTGATTCAAAAGACATTAGAGGAATTATATAAGATCCGCTCGTTTTCTAGTCAAAATGGCAAAATCGTATTTAAAAGCTTCAACAAAGCTAAAAAAGTCGCCCACAAAAAGCAAAACGCAAAGGCAAGATTAGCTTACGAATCTTACAAAAAAGAGTTTAGCAAAGAGATCAATGAAATTCAAAGTTATCTTAATCAAATCTATTGTGCGGATAGCTTGGAGTTTTTAAAAAAGCTCCCAAATAATTGCATAGACATAATGCTAACTTCACCGCCTTACAACTTTGGCATCAATTACAACGCAACGCAGGATGCAAATCTTTGGCAAGAATATTTTAACACGCTTTTTGCCATTTTTAAAGAGTGTATTCGTGTATTAAAAAGCGGAGGGCGAATCATTGTCAATATCCAACCTATGTTTAGCGATTATATCCCTACGCACCATTTTATCAGCAAATTTTTCATTGATGAAGGGCTTATTTGGAAAGGCGAGATTTTATGGGAAAAGAATAACTACAACTGCAAATACTGCACTTGGGGAAGCTGGAAAAGCCCTGCTGCACCATATTTAAAATATTCGTGGGAATTTATTGAAATTTTTTGCAAAAATAGCCTAAAAAAAGAGGGCGATAAAAACAACATTGACATAACCGATGATGAATTTAAAAAGTGGGTTTATGGCAAGTGGAACTTTGCCCCAGAACGCAATATGAAACAATATGGGCATGATGCAATGTTCCCAGAAGAATTAGTAAAGCGGTGTTTAAAGCTATTTTCCTATCAAAGTGATATTGTATTAGACCCATTTAATGGTGCAGGGACAACGACAAAAGTCGCCAAACAATTAGGGCGTAAATTCATAGGCGTAGACATTAGCGAAAAGTATTGTGAAGTAGCAAAAGCAAGGTTAAAAGAAGCAACAGATTTATTTAATGTAAGGGATATAATTTGA
- a CDS encoding polysaccharide deacetylase family protein, giving the protein MAKEILVAYGVDIDAVAGWLGSYGGEDSPDDISRGLFAGEVGIPRLLKLFQKYHLPATWFAPGHSIETFPEQMKMIVEAGHEVGAHGYSHENPIAMTAKQEEEVLLKSVELIKNLTGKAPTGYVAPWWEFSNITNELLLKHGFKYDHSLMHNDFTPYFVRVGDSWSKIDYSLEAKDWMKPLIRGVETDLVEIPANWYLDDLPPMMFIKKSPNSFGFVSPHDIGQMWIGQFDWVYREMDYAVFSMTIHPDVSGRPQVLLMHEKIIEHINKHEGVRWVTFNEIADDFLKRNPRKK; this is encoded by the coding sequence ATGGCAAAAGAAATTTTAGTGGCTTATGGCGTGGATATTGATGCGGTGGCTGGTTGGCTAGGGAGCTATGGTGGGGAGGATTCGCCTGATGATATTTCGCGTGGGCTTTTTGCAGGGGAAGTAGGGATCCCACGGCTTTTAAAATTGTTTCAAAAATACCACCTTCCGGCGACTTGGTTTGCGCCTGGGCATTCTATTGAAACTTTTCCAGAGCAAATGAAAATGATCGTAGAGGCAGGGCATGAAGTGGGTGCACATGGGTATTCGCATGAAAACCCTATCGCTATGACGGCCAAGCAAGAAGAAGAGGTTTTGTTAAAAAGCGTTGAGTTGATTAAAAATCTTACCGGCAAAGCCCCCACAGGCTATGTGGCACCGTGGTGGGAATTTTCTAATATCACTAACGAATTGCTTTTAAAACACGGCTTCAAATACGACCACTCGCTCATGCACAATGATTTCACGCCCTATTTCGTGCGTGTGGGGGATAGTTGGAGCAAGATTGATTATAGTTTGGAGGCTAAGGATTGGATGAAGCCTTTAATTCGTGGGGTTGAAACAGATTTAGTGGAAATCCCTGCAAACTGGTATTTGGACGATTTACCGCCGATGATGTTTATCAAAAAATCCCCCAATAGCTTTGGTTTTGTAAGCCCACACGATATAGGGCAAATGTGGATCGGTCAATTTGATTGGGTTTATCGTGAAATGGATTATGCGGTATTTAGCATGACGATCCACCCTGATGTGAGCGGACGCCCGCAAGTGTTGCTCATGCATGAAAAAATCATTGAGCATATCAATAAGCATGAGGGCGTGCGTTGGGTAACATTCAATGAAATCGCTGATGATTTCTTAAAACGAAACCCTAGAAAAAAATAA
- a CDS encoding YceI family protein — MKKMVLVSALLAGFLQAVSLDLSSAKTTWTAFKTKAKTPVSGSFESITYKLGKSQDSLKTLLEGASASMDSLKVNLGDDTKNKNVKEAFFALFKNTNIKVTFRNVIEGDHAGSLTAYVRMNEKLVKVPMQYTIADSKIVIKGVLDLLNFGLKNELASLAKRCESFHEGLTWSQVEIQFESMIKG; from the coding sequence ATGAAAAAAATGGTTTTGGTATCGGCTTTGTTGGCAGGGTTTTTGCAAGCGGTGAGTTTGGATTTATCTTCGGCTAAAACGACATGGACAGCCTTTAAAACTAAGGCTAAAACACCCGTAAGCGGGAGTTTTGAAAGCATCACTTATAAACTGGGTAAATCTCAAGATAGTTTAAAAACCCTTTTAGAAGGGGCGAGTGCAAGCATGGATAGCTTGAAAGTCAATTTAGGCGATGACACTAAAAACAAGAATGTTAAAGAAGCTTTTTTCGCTCTTTTTAAAAACACTAACATCAAAGTAACTTTTAGAAATGTGATAGAAGGCGATCATGCGGGTTCTCTCACCGCTTATGTGAGAATGAATGAAAAGCTCGTGAAAGTGCCTATGCAATACACGATTGCTGATAGTAAGATCGTGATTAAAGGGGTCTTGGATTTATTGAATTTTGGCTTGAAAAACGAGTTAGCGAGCTTGGCTAAACGATGCGAGAGTTTTCATGAGGGCTTGACCTGGTCGCAAGTGGAGATCCAATTTGAAAGCATGATCAAGGGATAA
- a CDS encoding alginate lyase family protein — MKRFVLSLLLICVQAYAEKDYFFRDFKSIDLPKKLHLDTKLSKQIQPCAQLNASKHYTSTGVREPDACTKSFKKSATMSYDLALGYLVSQNKQYGLKVIEILNAWARELQSVDTYQSEDNINFYMPYMNMAYWFVKKEFPSPKYEDFVKRMRGYSQSALNTNHGAWGILFDVSSALALNDQALLQSSANRWQEWVFKAIDESGVIPSAITRSDTSDYHGGPTKGIKGIAYTNFALLALSVSGELLFENGYDLWDSGAGQRLSIAYNKVATWILNPETFPYFQPNLIGVHNNAYFIILAKHYSSPSANELLSQGDLHEDGFRLKLRSP, encoded by the coding sequence ATGAAAAGATTTGTTTTATCCTTATTACTCATTTGCGTTCAAGCTTACGCTGAGAAAGATTACTTTTTTAGGGATTTTAAATCTATAGATTTGCCTAAAAAACTCCATCTTGACACAAAGCTCTCCAAGCAAATCCAGCCATGCGCGCAACTTAATGCGTCCAAACACTACACTTCTACCGGGGTTAGAGAGCCTGATGCATGCACAAAGAGTTTTAAAAAGTCCGCTACCATGTCCTATGATTTAGCGTTAGGCTATTTAGTGAGCCAAAACAAACAATATGGTTTAAAGGTTATAGAAATTTTAAACGCTTGGGCTAGAGAGCTTCAAAGCGTGGACACTTATCAGAGCGAAGATAATATCAATTTCTACATGCCTTATATGAACATGGCCTATTGGTTTGTCAAAAAAGAATTTCCTAGCCCAAAATATGAAGACTTTGTCAAGCGGATGCGCGGGTATTCTCAATCAGCTCTTAACACTAACCATGGGGCGTGGGGCATTCTCTTTGATGTGAGTTCTGCACTTGCATTAAACGATCAAGCCCTTTTGCAAAGTAGCGCTAATCGGTGGCAGGAGTGGGTGTTTAAAGCGATAGATGAGAGTGGGGTTATCCCTAGCGCGATCACTAGAAGCGATACAAGCGATTATCATGGCGGTCCTACGAAAGGCATTAAGGGGATCGCTTATACCAATTTCGCGCTTCTTGCGTTAAGCGTATCAGGCGAATTGCTTTTTGAGAACGGGTATGATTTGTGGGATAGTGGAGCCGGACAAAGGCTTTCTATAGCGTATAATAAAGTCGCAACATGGATTTTAAATCCTGAAACTTTCCCTTATTTCCAGCCTAATCTCATTGGGGTGCATAACAACGCTTATTTCATTATTTTAGCCAAACACTATTCTAGCCCTAGTGCAAATGAGCTTTTATCCCAGGGCGATTTGCATGAAGATGGTTTTAGGCTCAAACTCCGATCGCCATGA
- a CDS encoding AtpZ/AtpI family protein — MKKPKYYKFIEGANYLSLGLSMVVAILMGVAIGYGLEKLTRISWLFWLGVVWGVLASFLNVYKAYKNMQKDYEELAKDPKYTHKTK; from the coding sequence TTGAAAAAGCCAAAATACTACAAGTTTATAGAGGGGGCGAATTATTTGAGCTTAGGGCTTTCTATGGTCGTAGCGATCCTTATGGGCGTGGCTATAGGCTATGGGCTTGAAAAGCTCACTCGCATTTCGTGGCTTTTTTGGCTTGGGGTTGTTTGGGGCGTGTTAGCGAGCTTTCTTAATGTCTATAAAGCTTATAAAAACATGCAAAAAGACTATGAAGAATTGGCTAAAGACCCTAAATACACGCATAAAACCAAATAA
- a CDS encoding ABC transporter ATP-binding protein has translation MKLLEIKELKKSYAIDRGLFKPKRVIHALNGISFEVEQNEVLSIVGESGCGKSTTAKILAGIERQDSGAIYFNGKRHLHFSKQDWFDYRKKVQMIFQDPYSSLNPRWKVGEIIAEPLLLNSHFSKKEIKAKVLEIMQKVGLKLEWIDRYPHQFSGGQRQRIGIARALILHPSVVICDEPVSALDVSIQAQVLNLLLDLQKEMGLTYIFISHDLGVVEHISDRIIVMNQGQIVETGDVDSVISAPKHPYTQKLLNAVPHLEKSMQRFAE, from the coding sequence ATGAAGCTCTTAGAAATTAAAGAATTGAAAAAATCCTATGCGATAGACAGGGGATTATTTAAGCCTAAAAGAGTGATCCATGCGCTCAATGGGATCAGTTTTGAAGTGGAACAAAATGAAGTTTTAAGCATCGTGGGGGAGAGTGGCTGTGGGAAAAGCACGACGGCAAAAATTTTAGCCGGCATTGAAAGGCAAGATAGCGGGGCGATTTATTTCAACGGCAAGCGCCATTTGCATTTTAGCAAACAGGATTGGTTTGATTACCGCAAAAAAGTGCAAATGATTTTCCAAGACCCTTATTCTAGCCTAAACCCTCGCTGGAAAGTGGGCGAAATTATCGCTGAACCCTTGCTTTTAAACTCTCATTTTTCAAAAAAAGAAATTAAGGCCAAAGTGCTAGAAATCATGCAAAAAGTGGGCTTGAAATTAGAATGGATCGATCGTTACCCTCACCAATTTTCAGGCGGTCAAAGGCAACGAATCGGCATCGCTAGAGCGCTCATTTTGCACCCTAGCGTGGTGATTTGCGATGAGCCTGTGTCTGCGCTAGATGTGTCCATTCAGGCGCAAGTGTTGAATTTGCTTTTAGATTTGCAAAAAGAAATGGGGCTGACTTATATTTTTATTAGCCATGATTTAGGGGTGGTGGAGCATATTAGCGATAGGATTATCGTGATGAATCAAGGACAAATCGTAGAAACAGGAGATGTGGATAGCGTGATAAGCGCTCCAAAGCACCCCTATACGCAGAAATTGCTCAATGCCGTGCCGCATTTGGAAAAATCCATGCAAAGATTTGCTGAATAA
- the obgE gene encoding GTPase ObgE, protein MFVDSVEIIIASGKGGPGMVSFRREKFVIKGGPDGGDGGDGGDVYFEVDNNTDTLANFRGTKHHKAKNGSPGGTRNCAGKKGEDKIIIVPPGTQVFVDGVLWLDLITPKERVLALKGGKGGLGNAHFKSATKQQPTYAQKGLEGVEKCVRLELKLIADIGLVGFPNAGKSTLISTISNAKPKIANYEFTTLVPNLGVISVDEKSEFLMADIPGIIEGASEGKGLGISFLKHIERTKVLAFVLDASRLDLDIKEQYKRLRLELEKFSPTLANKPFGVLLNKCDVVEEIDHMTKDFCAFLNLQAQKLEAFDLEPYLGFLHPKLMGGFENDPNEKSALFILPLSAVSAINTHALKFVLLKALS, encoded by the coding sequence GTGTTTGTAGATAGCGTGGAAATTATCATCGCTTCAGGTAAGGGAGGGCCTGGAATGGTGAGTTTTAGGCGAGAAAAGTTTGTCATTAAGGGCGGTCCTGATGGAGGCGATGGAGGCGATGGAGGCGATGTGTATTTTGAAGTGGATAACAATACCGACACTCTAGCGAATTTTAGAGGCACTAAACACCATAAGGCTAAAAACGGATCTCCAGGAGGCACACGAAATTGCGCAGGCAAAAAAGGCGAAGACAAGATCATTATCGTGCCGCCAGGAACGCAAGTTTTTGTAGATGGTGTTTTATGGCTTGATTTGATCACGCCTAAAGAAAGGGTGTTAGCCTTAAAAGGAGGCAAGGGAGGGTTAGGGAATGCGCATTTTAAAAGCGCGACCAAGCAACAACCCACTTACGCGCAAAAAGGCTTAGAGGGGGTTGAAAAATGCGTGCGTTTGGAATTAAAGCTCATCGCTGATATAGGGTTAGTGGGTTTTCCTAATGCGGGTAAATCCACGCTCATTTCCACCATCTCTAACGCTAAACCTAAAATCGCTAACTATGAATTTACGACTCTAGTGCCTAATTTAGGGGTAATAAGCGTAGATGAAAAAAGCGAATTTTTAATGGCGGATATTCCTGGCATCATTGAAGGGGCTAGTGAGGGAAAAGGCTTAGGGATTAGCTTTTTAAAGCACATTGAACGCACTAAAGTTCTAGCCTTTGTTTTAGACGCTTCCAGGCTAGATTTGGATATTAAAGAGCAATACAAACGCTTGAGGTTGGAGTTAGAAAAATTTTCACCCACTCTGGCTAACAAGCCTTTTGGGGTGTTACTCAATAAATGCGATGTTGTAGAAGAGATTGATCACATGACTAAGGATTTTTGCGCCTTTTTAAACTTGCAAGCGCAAAAATTAGAGGCGTTTGATTTAGAGCCGTATTTGGGGTTTTTGCACCCTAAATTGATGGGCGGTTTTGAAAATGATCCTAATGAAAAATCCGCGCTCTTTATCTTACCCCTTTCAGCGGTTAGTGCTATAAACACGCATGCACTTAAATTTGTGTTGTTAAAAGCGTTGTCATAA
- a CDS encoding carbon-nitrogen hydrolase family protein — MKEKNLAKRILKTAVIQMQSKPYALNENLQLALNLAKEAHNKGANLIVLPELFDSGYCVNDQDDALGIDFKALKHGEKTLKNETLKVLSDFAKANKTHVVACSIEKTNQKLYDSAYIVSPEGKIVGKHRKIYLWGDEKSRFKRGKKYGIFTLDFGDFSVKVGLQICYEIGFGVGANILALQGAEILIYPSAFGKARAYNWDLLSKARALENSCFVCACNHSGEETNSKLKQTLEFAGDSRIVAPNGKIIAQATKFNEVIIADLDLNEAASQRQKIPYLQDFDTKLTKKGFGKLT, encoded by the coding sequence TTGAAAGAAAAAAATCTCGCCAAAAGAATCCTAAAAACCGCTGTGATTCAAATGCAATCCAAACCCTACGCTTTGAATGAAAACTTGCAACTAGCCCTTAATCTAGCCAAAGAAGCCCACAATAAAGGTGCAAATCTCATCGTTTTGCCTGAACTTTTTGATAGCGGGTATTGCGTGAATGATCAAGATGATGCATTAGGGATAGATTTTAAAGCCCTAAAACATGGCGAGAAAACGCTAAAAAACGAGACTTTAAAGGTGTTAAGCGATTTTGCAAAAGCTAATAAAACGCATGTGGTGGCGTGCAGTATTGAAAAAACCAATCAAAAACTCTACGACAGCGCTTATATCGTTTCACCAGAAGGTAAAATCGTTGGCAAACACCGCAAGATCTATTTGTGGGGTGATGAAAAATCGCGCTTCAAAAGGGGCAAAAAATATGGGATTTTCACGCTGGATTTTGGGGATTTTAGCGTGAAAGTGGGTTTGCAAATTTGCTATGAAATCGGCTTTGGCGTGGGCGCGAACATTCTAGCGTTGCAAGGGGCGGAGATTTTAATCTATCCTAGCGCGTTTGGCAAAGCTAGGGCTTATAATTGGGATTTATTGAGCAAGGCTAGAGCGTTAGAAAATAGCTGTTTTGTGTGTGCATGCAATCATAGTGGGGAAGAAACTAATTCTAAATTAAAACAAACGCTAGAGTTTGCAGGAGATTCAAGAATCGTTGCACCCAATGGAAAAATCATTGCACAAGCCACTAAATTTAACGAAGTCATTATCGCTGATCTTGATTTAAACGAGGCCGCATCGCAACGCCAAAAAATCCCTTATTTGCAAGATTTTGATACCAAACTCACTAAAAAGGGGTTTGGAAAACTCACTTAA
- the hemL gene encoding glutamate-1-semialdehyde 2,1-aminomutase → MELLHSINDFNEAKQVIAGGVNSPVRAFKSVKGTPPFILKGKGAYLYDVDNNHYIDFVQSWGPLIFGHADEEIEENIIKALKKGTSFGAPTELETTLAKEIIACYDGLDKVRLVSSGTEATMSAIRLARAYSQKDDLIKFEGCYHGHSDSLLVKAGSGCATFGSPSSLGVPSDFSKHTLVARYNDLNSVEECFKKGDVGCVIIEPIAGNMGLVPAQKEFLVGLKTLCEKYQAVLILDEVMSGFRASLSGSQEFYGIVPDLVTFGKVIGAGLPLACFGGRAEIMDLLSPIGGVYQAGTLSGNPLAVCAGLSALYKIKRDKTLYARLSALAVRLTQGLKKSAQSYNIALQTLNRGSMFGFFFNENAVQDFDDALKSDTEMFAQFHQKMLFKGVYLACSSFETGFICEPMTEEMIDLVITKAEESFDEIIKGV, encoded by the coding sequence ATGGAGTTGTTGCACAGTATCAATGATTTTAATGAAGCCAAGCAAGTGATCGCTGGGGGGGTCAATTCGCCTGTTAGGGCGTTTAAGAGCGTTAAAGGCACTCCGCCTTTTATCTTAAAGGGTAAGGGGGCGTATCTCTATGATGTGGATAACAATCATTATATAGATTTTGTGCAAAGCTGGGGGCCTTTGATTTTTGGGCATGCGGATGAAGAGATTGAAGAAAATATTATTAAAGCGTTAAAAAAAGGCACTTCTTTTGGCGCACCCACAGAGTTAGAAACCACTTTAGCTAAAGAAATCATTGCTTGTTATGATGGTTTAGATAAGGTGCGTTTAGTGAGTAGCGGCACGGAAGCGACCATGAGTGCAATACGACTCGCTAGAGCTTATAGCCAAAAAGACGATTTGATCAAGTTTGAAGGGTGCTACCATGGGCATAGCGATTCTTTATTGGTGAAAGCGGGTAGTGGGTGCGCTACTTTTGGCTCTCCTTCTTCTTTAGGCGTGCCAAGCGATTTTAGCAAGCACACTCTAGTGGCTCGTTATAACGATTTAAACTCCGTTGAAGAATGCTTTAAAAAAGGCGATGTGGGTTGCGTTATTATTGAACCCATTGCAGGAAACATGGGGTTAGTGCCGGCCCAAAAAGAGTTTTTAGTGGGGTTAAAAACCTTGTGTGAAAAATACCAAGCGGTATTGATCTTAGATGAAGTGATGAGCGGTTTTAGGGCGAGTTTGAGCGGTTCGCAAGAATTTTATGGTATTGTGCCGGATTTAGTAACCTTTGGTAAAGTGATAGGCGCTGGGCTTCCTTTGGCGTGCTTTGGGGGGCGTGCGGAAATTATGGACTTGCTTTCGCCCATTGGTGGGGTGTATCAAGCTGGCACTTTAAGCGGTAACCCTTTGGCGGTGTGTGCAGGGTTGAGCGCGTTGTATAAAATCAAAAGAGACAAAACGCTTTATGCTCGCTTGAGTGCTTTAGCTGTTCGTTTGACTCAAGGCTTAAAAAAGAGCGCTCAAAGCTACAATATCGCTTTACAAACGCTCAATAGAGGGAGCATGTTTGGCTTTTTCTTTAACGAAAATGCGGTGCAAGATTTTGATGACGCTTTAAAAAGCGATACGGAAATGTTTGCACAATTCCACCAAAAAATGCTCTTTAAAGGCGTGTATTTGGCATGTTCAAGTTTTGAAACCGGCTTTATTTGTGAGCCTATGACTGAAGAGATGATTGATTTAGTGATTACTAAAGCCGAAGAGAGTTTTGATGAAATCATAAAGGGCGTGTGA